One window of the Rhipicephalus sanguineus isolate Rsan-2018 chromosome 2, BIME_Rsan_1.4, whole genome shotgun sequence genome contains the following:
- the LOC119383313 gene encoding GRB10-interacting GYF protein 2, translated as MAAQFIHGMFCAADARVHSISIADEENEPCSMPAPRARAEGEKRSTFRGEQAPMSPRSRESAALNKVSAVSGPSEGHKAMIQTVQERTGETNTEFKSGTPPDSCDEDSTLTRVQLRSAKPSKQQQASMPNTNGSRDCELWLYKDQLGCVHGPFSGACMFSWFASGCFRMSLPVKRTCDREFQLLGQLMNTLGRLPFVADRSSPNQPNCSADKLQAADTPVALSSSDCSPGNEPLDCDDKLLKDSQTTFIDSQEKPRAVVSIKAALPMTGETHPAVPPGTRVRRAERVKAELGFRDTAEPLADDNRSRGGPKKEVKQHEGAWGGYKKYQPAARNFVSATQPADTKNAVYRRTSTAAVDTPTAPTTWAKVCLKAPTKPQFGHGWGDPVGAPEPVAIENMVRFPSLGGKAFAEASQNKTRNQKQDPAWIRRAAADQDFTRWCYDRLRNLPSYVHVPTFFELLRDVDSSAEIEEYVRQHFGNGEEASRFAREFVQRRFQWKQLTGWKSPAELREATAGVDMAPKGKKKVQKLNGTALGFVVAGEAFKKA; from the coding sequence ATGGCTGCGCAATTTATCCACGGCATGTTTTGCGCGGCAGACGCGCGCGTGCACAGTATCAGCATCGCGGACGAGGAAAACGAGCCCTGCAGCATGCCCGCACCCCGTGCACGTGCGGAGGGCGAGAAGCGGAGCACGTTCCGAGGCGAACAGGCGCCCATGTCACCGAGGTCCCGAGAATCCGCCGCGCTGAATAAGGTCAGCGCAGTCTCCGGCCCGTCGGAAGGCCACAAAGCCATGATTCAAACGGTGCAGGAGAGAACTGGGGAGACAAACACCGAATTCAAATCTGGGACGCCACCGGACTCCTGCGACGAAGACTCCACTCTGACCAGAGTCCAGCTGCGCTCCGCCAAACCGTCCAAGCAACAACAAGCCTCGATGCCCAACACGAATGGCTCCCGCGATTGCGAGCTCTGGCTCTACAAGGACCAGCTGGGTTGTGTGCACGGACCCTTCTCCGGTGCCTGCATGTTCTCCTGGTTCGCCTCCGGGTGCTTCCGCATGTCGTTGCCCGTGAAACGCACCTGCGACCGAGAGTTCCAGCTGCTTGGCCAGCTCATGAACACCTTGGGCAGATTGCCGTTCGTCGCCGATCGGAGCTCGCCAAACCAACCGAACTGTAGCGCTGACAAACTCCAGGCCGCAGACACGCCGGTCGCACTGTCATCATCCGACTGCAGCCCTGGGAATGAACCCTTGGATTGTGACGACAAGCTCCTCAAAGACAGTCAGACTACGTTCATTGACTCGCAAGAAAAACCGCGCGCAGTGGTATCGATCAAGGCCGCGCTACCTATGACTGGAGAAACGCACCCAGCTGTTCCACCGGGGACGCGAGTTCGCCGTGCCGAACGCGTCAAAGCTGAACTGGGGTTTCGCGACACTGCAGAACCACTGGCTGATGACAACCGCTCAAGAGGAGGCCCCAAAAAGGAAGTGAAGCAGCACGAAGGAGCTTGGGGAGGCTACAAGAAGTACCAGCCAGCAGCACGAAACTTCGTGTCGGCGACGCAACCAGCCGATACAAAGAACGCGGTCTACCGCCGTACATCCACCGCTGCAGTCGACACTCCTACTGCTCCGACGACCTGGGCCAAAGTGTGCCTGAAAGCGCCGACCAAGCCGCAGTTCGGACATGGATGGGGGGATCCAGTTGGCGCGCCGGAGCCCGTTGCCATCGAAAACATGGTGCGGTTCCCATCGCTCGGTGGCAAAGCCTTCGCGGAAGCCTCGCAGAACAAGACTAGGAACCAGAAGCAAGACCCGGCATGGATACGACGCGCAGCCGCGGACCAGGATTTCACCCGCTGGTGTTACGACAGGCTCAGGAACCTTCCGTCGTACGTCCACGTGCCAACATTCTTCGAGTTGCTGAGGGACGTCGACTCGAGCGCCGAAATTGAAGAGTACGTTCGCCAACATTTCGGCAACGGAGAAGAGGCCTCGCGCTTCGCACGTGAGTTCGTGCAGCGTCGGTTTCAATGGAAGCAGTTGACGGGCTGGAAGAGTCCTGCTGAGCTGCGTGAGGCGACCGCCGGGGTTGACATGGCACCGAAGGGCAAAAAGAAAGTGCAAAAGTTGAACGGCACCGCCCTAGGATTCGTAGTGGCGGGAGAAGCTTTCAAGAAAGCTTGA
- the LOC119383315 gene encoding acireductone dioxygenase, with the protein MVRAWYMDDDSSIDQREEHQLDPPVPVSLDELREKSGVLYWKLNADTYEEDGELEKIRKERGYSYTDVIEISKDKLPNYEEKIKTFFQEHLHSDEEIRFVLAGSGYFDVRDCHDKWIRIAVTKGDLLVLPAGIYHRFTLDKQNYIKAMRLFVGEPVWTPINRPADEHPARHQYLETLRQACDCAV; encoded by the exons ATGGTGCGAGCCTGGTATATGGACGACGACTCGTCAATCGACCAACGAGAGGAACACCAACTGGACCCGCCTGTGCCGGTGTCGTTGGACGAACTTCGTGAGAAGAGCGGAGTCCTCTATTGGAAG TTGAACGCCGACACATACGAGGAGGATGGCGAGCTCGAGAAGATCAGGAAGGAGCGAGGATACTCGTACACAGATGTCATTGAGATATCCAAGGATAAACTACCGAACTACGAGGAAAAG ATAAAGACATTCTTCCAAGAGCATCTGCACTCTGACGAGGAGATTCGCTTTGTCTTGGCTGGGAGTGGCTACTTTGATGTTCGAGATTGCCATGACAAGTGGATAAGGATCGCGGTAACGAAAGGAGACCTCCTCGTTTTGCCTGCTGGCATCTACCACAGGTTCACTCTTGACAAGCAG AACTACATCAAGGCCATGCGGCTGTTTGTGGGAGAGCCCGTCTGGACACCGATCAACCGTCCTGCCGATGAGCATCCAGCGCGCCACCAGTATCTCGAGACTCTTAGACAAGCCTGCGATTGCGCTGTGTAA
- the LOC119383314 gene encoding uncharacterized protein LOC119383314 yields MDISTVLAALWGVLMLLQEPCQGVPQGGNAPPPVVFVPGSLPPWEAGTGSQQAPTYEAPHTSPIFVRAEPIPLSEPQGTGWRPMHNPASWLSQPHPDNPPISTGPSSYVFPGNGPPPPPITAPPSFPQVPQSPTAHPDWGSSIPSTLQHTVPPQTNTLPQLSNEIPPVRTSSPTTPSENTVSHPISGTDPATERLPDTTQATDATDATVSLSVNTVSDGHDSVHQQSNATPSPTSSDSSPLRVSGGVIDQSSVHRESVATVNADAGGSATVTPNETSTPATVDKDSPNIESPDYPLAGGAVAGIVIGSIASVALLAGLITYIVLRRPFLKLLNGQDKSSTDNVAYIDDSVRSSYMNTHIELPKESSEEMTSLDNDSFLNSLEAVTIQNYWADTSKNTNV; encoded by the exons ATGGACATCTCAACAG TGCTTGCAGCGTTGTGGGGTGTCCTCATGCTCCTGCAAGAACCCTGTCAAGGTGTGCCCCAAGGGGGCAATGCCCCACCTCCTGTGGTGTTTGTGCCCGGCTCCTTGCCTCCTTGGGAAGCAGGCACTGGCAGCCAGCAGGCACCAACATACGAGGCCCCACACACTTCCCCAATCTTTGTGAGAGCTGAGCCCATACCCTTGAGTGAGCCCCAGGGCACGGGTTGGCGGCCCATGCACAACCCAGCCAGCTGGCTATCGCAGCCCCACCCAGACAACCCGCCCATAAGCACG GGTCCTTCATCGTACGTCTTTCCTGGAAACGGGCCCCCTCCTCCTCCCATCACTGCCCCTCCCTCATTCCCACAAGTGCCACAAAGCCCCACTGCACATCCAGACTGGGGGAGCTCCATTCCATCCACACTACAGCACACCGTTCCACCACAGACAAACACGTTACCTCAGCTCTCCAACGAGATTCCCCCTGTGAGGACGAGTTCACCAACAACACCCAGTGAGAATACCGTGTCGCATCCCATCTCCGGAACGGATCCTGCAACTGAGAGACTCCCGGACACTACCCAGGCTACGGACGCTACAGACGCGACGGTGTCTCTCTCTGTTAACACAGTGTCTGACGGACATGACAGTGTGCATCagcagagcaatgcaacgcccaGTCCTACGTCGAGTGACTCCAGCCCACTTCGTGTTTCTGGTGGTGTGATAGACCAAAGCAGTGTGCACCGGGAAAGTGTTGCAACTGTGAATGCTGATGCGGGTGGTAGTGCGACTGTCACGCCTAATGAGACATCGACGCCGGCCACAGTTGACAAGGACTCGCCAAACATTGAGTCTCCAGACTACCCTCTAGCAGGAGGTGCAGTGGCTGGAATAGTGATCGGTTCCATAGCATCAGTAGCACTCCTTGCAG GTCTGATAACATATATTGTCTTACGGAGGCCTTTCCTGAAGCTGCTGAATGGTCAGGACAAGTCGTCTACAGATAACGTCGCCTACATCGATGACTCGGTGCGCAGTAGCTACATGAACACCCATATTGAGCTTCCCAAG GAAAGCTCGGAAGAAATGACTTCTCTGGACAACGATTCGTTTCTCAACAGCCTGGAAGCAGTGACCATACAGAACTACTGGGCTGACACCAGCAAAAACACGAACGTGTAA